In Candidatus Eremiobacteraceae bacterium, the genomic stretch CCGCGCGGTTGCTGCCCCGCACCACCGCGCCGTCGCGCTCTTCGAACGTATCGTGCGATCGGCTGCCCAGCAGATCGCCGCTCACGCTGCCGAACTCCACCGCCTTGGCGGTCTGGATGCTCATCAGCGCGGCCGCGAGCCGTGCGTCCAATCGCTCCGACGGCTGCCGGTTGCTGCCGATGCCGACCGGCATCTGCCGCACCCGGATCTCAAAGATGCCTCCCAGCGTGTCGCCTTCGCTCTTGGCCGCGTCGATTCGTGCGACCATGCGCGCGGACGCCTCGGCGTCCGGACACCGCACGGGTGACCTCTCTATACTTTCTTTATCGGGCTCCTCCGCTCCGTCGCGCGCCGCCACATCGCCGATCTGTCTGACGAAGCC encodes the following:
- a CDS encoding chorismate synthase, which encodes GFVRQIGDVAARDGAEEPDKESIERSPVRCPDAEASARMVARIDAAKSEGDTLGGIFEIRVRQMPVGIGSNRQPSERLDARLAAALMSIQTAKAVEFGSVSGDLLGSRSHDTFEERDGAVVRGSNRAGGIEGGMSNGAEIVVRVKVKPIATLMRPLASVDLATGAPAPAAVVRSDVCAVPAASVIGEAMVCLALAEALSEKYGGDSVEEVREHFEASQLGAARVFGEKKPTSPLGH